TTCCTCTAATGGTAAATATAATAAAAGTTCTCTAAACGGAGGCGTTGTGGGAGCAAGGCTCGCATGGTGTGAGAGGCTCTCCCCGTCAGCCTAGCTGGCGGGGCAGCCTACTCGATTAGGCGTTCGCCATTTATATTACTTTAATAGTCCTTGTAATTCTGAGAAATCTAAAAAATAATTAAACGTTCCACATGCATAGCAATCAAGCTGGTATGGGTTAAAAAAGAATCCAACTCCTTTATTTGTCAAATAAATATTTCCAATATTTTTCTCAAAGTCTTCAAGTTTATGCTCTTTATTATCTTTCTCAAATAATAAGTTTGCAATTTCTGATTTTGTGTCTGGTTTAAATATGTCTTCAAATTTTAATCTTGTCATTTTATTTAAATCGAAAACATAGTAAGTCTCAAAACCATATCCATGTGCACCACCTTGATAAACATATCCACTTGTTTTATAATTTAAAATACTGTCAATCATACTTACGACTATTCCTCTCATGTTGATTTCGAAATATTGAGGATATTCTTCTGAAAAATCTTCATTAAGGTATTCTGTATAATTTTTAGTAATGAACCTATTATAATAATTCCATGTTGAGCTGTAAGGTTCTCTTTTTATACCAAAAATCTCAGGAACAACTAAATTCATTAATTCTCTATTCTTTTCAAAATTGGGGATTTCAATTGATATTTGAATAGGGTAAGAGTGTTTTTTGTGATTTTGAAATGTATGAGTCAATTCAACCTTTTGTTTAAAATTCACCCATTTTATCTCTGAATCCGTTTCAGTCAATTTTAC
This sequence is a window from Williamwhitmania taraxaci. Protein-coding genes within it:
- a CDS encoding RsiV family protein, producing MKRTILIISLIFNINLIFGQDVKILDGYIDKYPIQMFLNYDSSKVTGFYFYEKYGKPIQISGEHSQKQLKLTEQHDVKGTWESESEGTFIVNEDFIGKWKTKDKELNVKLTETDSEIKWVNFKQKVELTHTFQNHKKHSYPIQISIEIPNFEKNRELMNLVVPEIFGIKREPYSSTWNYYNRFITKNYTEYLNEDFSEEYPQYFEINMRGIVVSMIDSILNYKTSGYVYQGGAHGYGFETYYVFDLNKMTRLKFEDIFKPDTKSEIANLLFEKDNKEHKLEDFEKNIGNIYLTNKGVGFFFNPYQLDCYACGTFNYFLDFSELQGLLK